GAGGAGGAGTGGCATGGAACGTTCGACCCGACGCATCCTCACGGGGGTGGGAGTGGGGCTTCCACTCATGGCCCTGGGCGCCCGGCTGTGGAGCAGCCAGGGCACCACGCCGCCCATCCAGGAGGGACGGGGCGGAGGCCTGTCCGACGGCATCGCGTCGCTGGAGCCGGTGCGACTTGGGGGAGTGGACCAGTGGCTGTTGATGCGCGGGCGGAGCATCCACAACCCGCTGCTGCTCTTCCTGTCGGGAGGCCCTGGGGGCTCGGAGATGGCCTGGGTGCGCCACTTCAACGCGGAGCTGGAGGAGCACTTCGTGGTGGTGCAGTGGGACCAGCGCGGCGCGGCCAAATCATACGCCGCGTTGAAGGACCGGGACGCGCTCACGCTGGACCAGTTCGTCTCGGACGCGAGCGAGCTGCTCGAGCTGCTGACCACCCGCTTCTCGCAGGACAAGGTGTTCCTCGTGGGCCACTCGTGGGGGAGCATCCTGGGGGTGCTGCTGGCCCAGCGCCGTCCCGAGCGAATCCACGCCTACGTGGGTACGGGCCAGCAGGTGAACTTCCTGGAGAACGACACCGTCAGCCACCTGCGCGCATACGAGCTGGCGATGAGGTACGACGACAACCAGGCGCTCGCGAAGCTGGCGAGCATCGGTCCGCCGCCCTACACGGGCCCGGACATGGCGAAGCGGTACATGACGCTCATGTCGCTCGCGAGTCGGCATGCGGGCCGCCGGAGCATCGTACCCGAGCTGCTCTCCTCCATCCTGAAGGCGCCCGAGTACTCACTGAGGGACAAGGTGCACCTGTTCCTGGGGCTGAGGGACACATTCCCACTGGTGTACCCGCAGCTGGCGGGGCTGGACCTGGCGGCGCAAGTGCCGAGACTGGAGGTGCCGGTCT
This is a stretch of genomic DNA from Archangium violaceum. It encodes these proteins:
- a CDS encoding alpha/beta fold hydrolase, whose protein sequence is MERSTRRILTGVGVGLPLMALGARLWSSQGTTPPIQEGRGGGLSDGIASLEPVRLGGVDQWLLMRGRSIHNPLLLFLSGGPGGSEMAWVRHFNAELEEHFVVVQWDQRGAAKSYAALKDRDALTLDQFVSDASELLELLTTRFSQDKVFLVGHSWGSILGVLLAQRRPERIHAYVGTGQQVNFLENDTVSHLRAYELAMRYDDNQALAKLASIGPPPYTGPDMAKRYMTLMSLASRHAGRRSIVPELLSSILKAPEYSLRDKVHLFLGLRDTFPLVYPQLAGLDLAAQVPRLEVPVWFLLGREDYVTPSEIAARYLEQMEAPSKTLIWFEHSGHTPQFEEPEKFNRVLIQQVQAMAETRSEVLLH